The genomic segment TCATTTAACACCCATCGGCGATTGCCGACTGAAAATCCCTTATGGATGTTGTAGGACAATATACGCACGCTGCACCTTCACAACCAATAACGCAGCAGGCGGGGAATTTGGCCAAAGACCAACAACCACGCATAAAATTTATTGATATTTTTTATAGTTATTTCTCGACTATTCTCCACCAAAAAAAGACAATCCTTTTCTATATCATTCCTTGACTGCGTCGAATACAAGGGAATATCCAATTCAATATCGTGCAACATACTTCTATGGTTCATGTTGCTACTGCCAATCACAATCGCATCATCAACCAGCATCATTTTTGTATGCAATATCCCTTTTTCGTATTCATAAATTCTTACACCTGCGCGCAATAAATCCAAATAGTATGTGCTTGATAGCGCTGGAAAAAATTTAACATCTGAATGCGCTGGAACCATAATACACACATCAACTTTTCTACGGCCTGCTTTCTTTAAGGCACGAATAATGGATTGCACTGGCGAAAAATATGCGCTAACTATCCATATTCTTTGTTTCGCAGCGTAAAGGCTTTGCAGCATAACTCGCAAACGCCTTCTGCGTAAAAAAAGACCTAAGTTCGTTACAGGATGCAGTAAAAAATAAGGCGATAGCTTTTTAATATCATCAAGCCATACTGCCTCAAAAAACTCACGCAATAATTGACAGCGGCTCCCTGTGACGCGCACACCGCAATCTTTCCAATTCAAACTGCGATCATGATTTTCGATATGGTCATCGGTGATATTAAAGCTGCCCACCCATGCCTGCTGATTGTCAATCAAACATAATTTACTGTGCTGGCGTTGATTGACGCGCCAAAGACGGCGAAAAAACCGCGCCGCCCAACTACTGCGTTCAATGCGGTTTTTTGCCCAAGACCAAGGTAAGGGGTGATAAATATGCAGTTCTGCACCGCGAGCACGCAGCCTTTCTTGCAGTATTACAACAGCAGCCGATGAACCCACACCATCAACAATCACACAAACACGAACACCGCGCTGCGCCGCTTCGCACAAACTCTGTAGCAGTGGCTCACCGATAGAATCCAACGAGAAAATATAGGTCTGTAAAAAAATACTGCGCTGCGCTTGCTGAATGTTTTTTAATAAATCAGAAAACCAGTCTGCGGCAGAAAAGAAAACTTGCTCGGTATCCCACGCCGGTAAAGGCTGGATATTTCGTGGCCAGCGCGCCATATCAAGCGAGTGCCAACACCTCTTGCACCAACTTGTTTATACCAACGCTGACATCGGCAATGGTCTGCCCCAACATATACGCAGGCGTTGTCACCAATTTTTTCTCACGATCGACACAAGTTTCTTCCACGCCGCAAACACAGTGCAATGCACCCATAGCGTTAATTGCAGCAGCAATTTCTTGATCATTGCCAATAGTGGCTTTGACTTCTTTCCCACAAATCGCAGCTGCCATCGTCGGGGCAATACACAGTAAACCGATGGGCTTTTTAGCTGCATGCATCGCCTGTGCGAACGCTAAAAAATCTTTTTGCACAATTAAATCTGCACCCTTTACGGCAAAATCACACAAGTTTTTTGCAGCGCCAAAGCCGCCTGGCACAATCAACGCATCAAAATCTTCTACACGCGCTTCCGTCACGGGTTTAATTTTTCCACGCGCAATGCGCGCCGCTTCCACCAACACATTGCGCGTTTCACCAGCCGCCACTTCACCTTTGAGATGATTCACCACATGCATCTGCGGTATATCTGGTGCAAAACACTGCACTTGTGCGCCCGCTTGCGATAGGTGTAACAAAGTGAGTACAGCTTCGTGAATTTCTGAGCCATCAAAAACACCACAGCCCGCTAACACTACCGCTACGCGCTTACTCATACACTCACCTCGTTAGCACAGTTTTGCAACACAACACCGCTTTAGAATTTTGCGTCGCGTTTTTCGACAAACGCATCGCGCGCTTCTTGTGAATCTTTATCGCTATACGCTTGCAAAGTAAAACCTTGTTCCCAGCGATATTTATCTTCCAGATTGCCGTCTTCAATACCGGTCAATGCTTCTTTTGCCAGCGCGATCATTACCGGACTTTTCTCGGCAATTTTCATTGCGATTTCACGCGCCGTTTCACGCAGCTGTTCTTTTGGCACCACTTTTTCTACCGCGCCTAAACGATACGCTTCTTGCGCAGTAATCGCTTCGCCGGTGAAATACATGTAGCGCACTTTTTGTACGGGGAACATACGCTGCAAATGCGCACCGCCGCCCATCGCACCGCGATCCACTTCAGGCACTGCAAATGTTGCACATTCAGACGCCACGATAATATCCGCCGCGCCGGAAATGCCGATACCGCCACCCAACACAAAACCATGTACCGCAACTATCACAGGCTTGGAATTGCGATGTATCGCTTGGAAAGTGTCGTAATTGCCTTTGTTCACTTTAGTGATCAAATTACCATCGGCAGCCAATTCTTTGATGTCTACGCCGGCACAAAAACCGCGACCTTCTGCCGCAATAATAATGACGCGCACCGCCGCATTTTTTCCCAACGCTTCAATTTCAGTGGCAATGTCTGCCCAGCCTTGCGAAGTAAAAGCGTTGACTGGCGGCTTGTTAAAAATCAGTTCAGCGATGCCGTTGTTGTCGATGGTGGTGGTAAAGGGTTTGCTCATGATGACCTCTCTTAGATTCGCGTGCGATTTTACCAGCCAGCCCGCGACGAAACCAAACAAACACAATGGCTTTACGCTATTATCGAGTGCCATAACAAGTTAATTCGACAAACAGGGATGCACGCTGTGTCACGCCATCTTTTCTTCATTTTTACCCTGTGCTTGCCAGCAATATTGTGGGCAGATCCCGCTGCCGAAATTAACCGCCTCGCACCACCAGCCTTGCGTGACACTTACGCCACACGCCAATTCGCACCTCTATGGCTAGAGGGAGACAAACCCAGCACGCGTGCGACACAAGCTTTGGAGTTGATGAACCAAGCAGAATTCGATGGCCTACAAGCTAGCGACTACGCACTACCCGCCTTGCAACAATCGCTCACCACACTGCAACAACAAAGCGGCAGCGACACACAACTCGCAGCATTTGACCTCGCCATGAGCGGAGCGTTGACACACTACGCCAGCGATCTCTACCTCGGCCGCGCAGACCCACGACAAATGGGCATGGCGATCGACACCAACACCAAACGCGCCGCACTGCCGCAGCATCTGCAAACCGTTCTAAACGCGACCGATCTCACCGGCGCACTGGCCACGCTGCGCCCCACGATTCCACCGTATACCGATCTGCGCCGCCTACTGGTCAAATACCGCACACTAGCAACACAACATCCTTCTGCACCTGTATTACCCCCATTACCCAGTAAAAAACTTGTTGCCAATAGCACTTGGGATGGCACACCTGCACTCACCAACTGGTTAATTACACTGGGTTATCTGCCCGCCAACACGACCGCGACTACGCAATACGATGACGCCGTGGTGGAGGGCGTGAAACGCTTTCAACAGCAACACGGCCAAATTCCTGACGGCGTAATCGGCAAGCAGACCTACGCCAATTTGCTGGTTTCTCTGCCACAACGCGTACAACAAATTGAGTTGGCGATGGAACGCTTGCGCTGGATCGATGACAGTGTGCTGCAAAAGCGTTTTCTGCTGATCAACATTCCGCAATTTACGCTGTGGGCTTACGCACCCGATGCCAATCAACAACCGAAAGCTGTTTTGCAAATGCCAGTCGTGGTCGGCAAGGCGCTCAGGCATCAAACACCTGCCATGACCAAAACACTCAGTGCCTTGGTATTTAATCCGTACTGGAATGTGCCGCGCAGTATCGCCACCAAAGAATTGTTGCCGCAGTTGTACGACAACCCTTTTTATTTGGCGCGACAGGGCATGGAGTTGGTCGATGGCAGTGGTCGCTCCATCGGCAGTGAAGTGGGTGAGGCAGAATACAACGCCATACTCAACGGCGGTGCGCGCATCCGTCAGCGCCCTGGCAGCCAGAACGCACTGGGTAGTTTGAAATTTGTTTTTCCCAATGACGATGCGATTTATATGCACGACACGCCATCGAAATCTTTTTTTGCCAAAGAACGCCGAGATTTGAGCCACGGTTGCGTGCGCCTTGGCAACCCGATGGCGCTGGCGCTGTTTGTTCTGCAATCACAAAATGGCGGTTGGGATGAAGAACGCATTAGAAATAAATTAGCTAACAGCCATGATCAACATTTGTCGCTCGGCGAGAAATTGCCGGTGCTACTGCTGTACTTTACTGCTACAGCAGACGACAAAGGCGAGGCAATTTTTCTACAGGATATTTATCAGCGGGATAACAAATTGGCGGCGTTAATCACTGCGCACCGCGCTCACTGAAAAATCTGCGCGTATTGCTCTGGCACGGGCTTTAACTGCCCTGTTTTGTAGTCGAAAGTCAGCATCGCCGTTTTGGCGATGGCGCACAACTGACCTGTTTTGAGATTGGTGACGCGATAGACAAAATCGCAGCCGTATTTGTTGAAGTCCTGCGCCGCCACTTCAATTTTTAAGCGATCGCCGTAATGTGCTTCCGCTTTGTAATTGACGGCGAGATCCGCACCGATAAAACCACCGAGGTCCACGCCATATTGTTCAAACGGTAGTGTTGCCATATAGCGACGGCGCGCTTCGTTGAGCAAACCCACCAAGCGTTCGTTACCTAAATGCAATCCCGCATTGATGTGTTCGATGTAAATATCCAATTCCGTGGCAAAAGGAAACTGCTCAGGAATGTCGATGTGGATTTTCGCCATTACCAGTACCGCACGCGGCCGGTATCGACATGCACGAAATCCGATTCCGAGTAGTAACCCACACCGCCGCGCTTCAATTCTTTCGCCGCATCGCGCACATCACTTAAAGACGAGCCGAGCAGTCGAATATCCACAGCCTGCCCTGTTAAGTGCATGCTTTTTTCAGCCACACCAGTATGGGCAGAGCGTTTACGCAGCATCGTATTGGTTTTTGGCGAACGATACGCAGAAATAATTTCAAACGGCTTGCTGCTCTTCAAGTTGCGCTGCACTTGCCACAGAGTATCCAACAGTTGTGGATCAATCGGATGAACATCGCCGCTACGGAAATCGCGCATTAAATGCGCGACGCTGACCAAAGACTGCGGCACAAAACGCTCGCCTACTTTATAGATCAGCGACATCTCTTCACCGGTGTGCGTGTGCACAAACGACAGCGCGCGTTGCTTGCCGGAAATTTTTGCTGCGTGCGATAAACTAGGAGCCGCGAGAGCAACGGCACCACCAGCAATACCGCACAGCAAGCGGCGGCGTTGGGGGCAGACTGTTTCGTCCGGCAATTCAATCAAGGGACTATCAGTCAACTTTCTACGGGTAAAAATCACTGAGACAACCTCTGGCTTACGGCCAGCGTTTTTCTAGGGCTGGCCATGCTACCCCATGCAATCAGCTCAATCCACCCATAGAAATCAAGGTTTTAGCTTATTGTACGCGCCCTGCCAACACGGTGAGACGCGCCTCCGCCTCGCTGACAATACGGGCGATCAGGTCGGCGCAGGTCGGCAAATCGTCGATGGTACCTGCCACTTGGCCCGATGGCAGCACACCTTCATCAGGCCGCCCTTCCACCATCGCCTTCTGAATAATCATGGGCGCGTTGGCAGAAAACATCGCCTGCGACAGGGTCATGTCATCGTCTTTTGCCATCGCCAGCGCCGATTGAAACAGCGACAAAAAGCTCGCGCCGGTCAGAGCTCGGTATTTGAGTCCATTTTGCAGAGCAAGCACTAACTTACGCAGAGTGCCTGCTTTTTCAACGCTACTGAGGAAATCATTGAGGATCATGCGCTGCGGCATACCATCCAAGGCGGTGGAAACGATGATCTCGGCGGGATTCTTACAGGCGAGGTAGCGTTGCTTGGTCGCCTCCGGCACAGGGCTCTCTTGCGTGAGCAGAAAGCGCGTACCCATGGCGATACCGTCCGCACCCCAAGCCATCGCCGCCACCAGCCCGCGACCGTCTTTGAAGCCGCCCGCCGCCAACACCGGCACTTTGCCCGCGCAGGCGTCGATCACCTGTGGCACCAATAAAGTGGTAGGTACCGCGCCGGTGTGGCCGCCACCTTCGCCGCCTTGAATAGTGACCGCATCCGCACCCATCTCTATCGCCTTTGCCGCGTGCTTGGGCAAGCCGATGGTCGGCATGCAAATCACGCCAGCATCCTTCAACTTCTTCACCATGTCTTTGCCAGGCGAACGCGAGTAACTCACCGCACGCACGCCGTGTTTCACCACCATGTCCACGATCTGCGGCGCATTGGGCTGATACATATGGAAGTTCACACCGAAAGGTTTATCGGTCAGCGATTTGGTTTTGATGATGGCCGCTTCCATATGCTCAGGCGGAATAGTCGCGCCGGCGAGAAAACCGAAACCACCGGCGTTACAGGTGCCCGCCACCAAGCGCGGATCAGCCACCCAGCCCATCGCCGTTTGAATGATTGGGTACTGGCAACCCAGTAAATCGGTGATGCGCGTGCTGAGGGATACTGTCATGGCAAGTCTCTGGCTGGTTTTGCGGAGGCGGCATTTTATCAAAATGCGCTAGGCAAATTGTCTTAGGTGCAGAACACAATCGGGCAGGAAATCTTCCAGTGGTAACATGCCCTCCTTCCAAGGAAACGGCAGCAGCAGTATGAAACTTAGCGCAAAACAAAAAGTGGGCATCGGCTTTTATATGGCGCACAGCCTACTCACCAAGCCGCAGTTCTTTGCTTACAGCCCGCGCAAACAATCGTTTATTGATGACCCCTATCCCGTGTATCGCCGTATGCGTGATAAAAAACCTGCTTTTTGGTCGCCCTACACGATCGGCTGGCACATCTCTGGCTCGCACGAATTTTTATTGCAGTGTTTGAAGGATGAACGCCTCAGTCACTGTTTTCGTTTGTGGAAATTTGCACCGGAGTACGATGCATCTAGCCCACTCGATAATTTATTGAGCAGTTTGTTGATGGCGCTGCCCGCCAAAGATCACATGCGCGTGCGCAAATTGGTGTCGCCCGCGTTTTCACCGCGTTTTGTTGCCGAAGCCAAACCGGAAATTGAAGCGCTGGTGCAAGAAGAATTAAAACATTTTGATCGTAACGGCGAATTGGATTTGGTGAAGCTGTGCCGTGAAATTCCTATCAACGCGATGGCGATTTATTTCCGCATTCCCGATGCCATGCGCGGTGATTTCAACGCACTGGGTCACGCCATCATTGCCGCGTTTAGTTCCGAAATGGACAACATGGATACTGAAGCTGCCGAGCGCGGCATCGCACAACTGCGCGCACTGTTTGCAGAAAAACGCCGCAATCCTGACGACTCTTTTATGTCTACGCTCATCAACCACATGGAAGATGGCGACAGCATGTCGGAAAACGAAGCGCTCGGTTTAGTGGGCGCACTGCTCGCCGCCGGCGTTGATACCACTTTTGATTACATGCTGAATATTTTCTACGGCTTGGTGAAAAATCCGCAGTGGGGACCTTGGCTGTTAGAGAACGAAGATAAATTACAAAACTTGATGGATGAAACTTTTCGCTGGAATACCTTTGGCAATCGCGGCTTCTTTCGTTTTGCAGTAGAAGATTTGGAAATTCACGGGCAGAAAATTAAAAAAGGCGAAATCGTACAGATTATGTTCTCCATCGCCAACCACGACCCTGCCGTATTTCCTGAGCCAAATACCTTCAACCCACTGCGCGAAAATCTCGACAAAGCCTACACCTTCGGTCTCGGCGCGCATTACTGTTTGGGTCACGCTATCGCCAAATTGATCGCGCAAGTAACGGTGATGGCGGTGGTAAAACGCTATCCGACTATGCAGTCTAAAACCGATCCTACGCGTGAATACAATATGCTGACACGGCGGATTAATCGGATGACTTTGGTTAAACCGCAATAATATTTTTCGTATTCCAAAAACACAAAAAGGCAGCCTAGGCTGCCTTTTTTCTTTATCGCAGAGTAGCGACAGCAATTTATTTTTTCAAAATCACCGACGAGCCGTGACCGAATAAACCTTGATTGGCAGTGATGCCGACTTTGGCGTTGGGCACTTGGCGCTCACCCGCTTGACCGCGCAACTGCCATGTCAGCTCACACACTTGTGCGAGTGCTTGC from the Pseudomonadales bacterium genome contains:
- a CDS encoding thioesterase family protein encodes the protein MAKIHIDIPEQFPFATELDIYIEHINAGLHLGNERLVGLLNEARRRYMATLPFEQYGVDLGGFIGADLAVNYKAEAHYGDRLKIEVAAQDFNKYGCDFVYRVTNLKTGQLCAIAKTAMLTFDYKTGQLKPVPEQYAQIFQ
- a CDS encoding DUF882 domain-containing protein — translated: MIELPDETVCPQRRRLLCGIAGGAVALAAPSLSHAAKISGKQRALSFVHTHTGEEMSLIYKVGERFVPQSLVSVAHLMRDFRSGDVHPIDPQLLDTLWQVQRNLKSSKPFEIISAYRSPKTNTMLRKRSAHTGVAEKSMHLTGQAVDIRLLGSSLSDVRDAAKELKRGGVGYYSESDFVHVDTGRVRYW
- a CDS encoding enoyl-CoA hydratase family protein, which produces MSKPFTTTIDNNGIAELIFNKPPVNAFTSQGWADIATEIEALGKNAAVRVIIIAAEGRGFCAGVDIKELAADGNLITKVNKGNYDTFQAIHRNSKPVIVAVHGFVLGGGIGISGAADIIVASECATFAVPEVDRGAMGGGAHLQRMFPVQKVRYMYFTGEAITAQEAYRLGAVEKVVPKEQLRETAREIAMKIAEKSPVMIALAKEALTGIEDGNLEDKYRWEQGFTLQAYSDKDSQEARDAFVEKRDAKF
- a CDS encoding nitronate monooxygenase, translated to MKCRLRKTSQRLAMTVSLSTRITDLLGCQYPIIQTAMGWVADPRLVAGTCNAGGFGFLAGATIPPEHMEAAIIKTKSLTDKPFGVNFHMYQPNAPQIVDMVVKHGVRAVSYSRSPGKDMVKKLKDAGVICMPTIGLPKHAAKAIEMGADAVTIQGGEGGGHTGAVPTTLLVPQVIDACAGKVPVLAAGGFKDGRGLVAAMAWGADGIAMGTRFLLTQESPVPEATKQRYLACKNPAEIIVSTALDGMPQRMILNDFLSSVEKAGTLRKLVLALQNGLKYRALTGASFLSLFQSALAMAKDDDMTLSQAMFSANAPMIIQKAMVEGRPDEGVLPSGQVAGTIDDLPTCADLIARIVSEAEARLTVLAGRVQ
- a CDS encoding L,D-transpeptidase family protein, with translation MSRHLFFIFTLCLPAILWADPAAEINRLAPPALRDTYATRQFAPLWLEGDKPSTRATQALELMNQAEFDGLQASDYALPALQQSLTTLQQQSGSDTQLAAFDLAMSGALTHYASDLYLGRADPRQMGMAIDTNTKRAALPQHLQTVLNATDLTGALATLRPTIPPYTDLRRLLVKYRTLATQHPSAPVLPPLPSKKLVANSTWDGTPALTNWLITLGYLPANTTATTQYDDAVVEGVKRFQQQHGQIPDGVIGKQTYANLLVSLPQRVQQIELAMERLRWIDDSVLQKRFLLINIPQFTLWAYAPDANQQPKAVLQMPVVVGKALRHQTPAMTKTLSALVFNPYWNVPRSIATKELLPQLYDNPFYLARQGMELVDGSGRSIGSEVGEAEYNAILNGGARIRQRPGSQNALGSLKFVFPNDDAIYMHDTPSKSFFAKERRDLSHGCVRLGNPMALALFVLQSQNGGWDEERIRNKLANSHDQHLSLGEKLPVLLLYFTATADDKGEAIFLQDIYQRDNKLAALITAHRAH
- a CDS encoding phosphatidylserine/phosphatidylglycerophosphate/cardiolipin synthase family protein, whose product is MARWPRNIQPLPAWDTEQVFFSAADWFSDLLKNIQQAQRSIFLQTYIFSLDSIGEPLLQSLCEAAQRGVRVCVIVDGVGSSAAVVILQERLRARGAELHIYHPLPWSWAKNRIERSSWAARFFRRLWRVNQRQHSKLCLIDNQQAWVGSFNITDDHIENHDRSLNWKDCGVRVTGSRCQLLREFFEAVWLDDIKKLSPYFLLHPVTNLGLFLRRRRLRVMLQSLYAAKQRIWIVSAYFSPVQSIIRALKKAGRRKVDVCIMVPAHSDVKFFPALSSTYYLDLLRAGVRIYEYEKGILHTKMMLVDDAIVIGSSNMNHRSMLHDIELDIPLYSTQSRNDIEKDCLFLVENSREITIKNINKFYAWLLVFGQIPRLLRYWL
- the elbB gene encoding isoprenoid biosynthesis glyoxalase ElbB, whose protein sequence is MSKRVAVVLAGCGVFDGSEIHEAVLTLLHLSQAGAQVQCFAPDIPQMHVVNHLKGEVAAGETRNVLVEAARIARGKIKPVTEARVEDFDALIVPGGFGAAKNLCDFAVKGADLIVQKDFLAFAQAMHAAKKPIGLLCIAPTMAAAICGKEVKATIGNDQEIAAAINAMGALHCVCGVEETCVDREKKLVTTPAYMLGQTIADVSVGINKLVQEVLALA
- a CDS encoding cytochrome P450, whose product is MKLSAKQKVGIGFYMAHSLLTKPQFFAYSPRKQSFIDDPYPVYRRMRDKKPAFWSPYTIGWHISGSHEFLLQCLKDERLSHCFRLWKFAPEYDASSPLDNLLSSLLMALPAKDHMRVRKLVSPAFSPRFVAEAKPEIEALVQEELKHFDRNGELDLVKLCREIPINAMAIYFRIPDAMRGDFNALGHAIIAAFSSEMDNMDTEAAERGIAQLRALFAEKRRNPDDSFMSTLINHMEDGDSMSENEALGLVGALLAAGVDTTFDYMLNIFYGLVKNPQWGPWLLENEDKLQNLMDETFRWNTFGNRGFFRFAVEDLEIHGQKIKKGEIVQIMFSIANHDPAVFPEPNTFNPLRENLDKAYTFGLGAHYCLGHAIAKLIAQVTVMAVVKRYPTMQSKTDPTREYNMLTRRINRMTLVKPQ